GAGCATAATGATCAGATTACTTGGGTCTTGCATGATAAAGCTTTGGTAATCAGTCTGCAGCAGCTGTACGGCAGAGCAGGAAATCAACATTTTCTGAAAGATGTAACTAACCAGTAACTAAACCTCATGCTTAAGATGGAATCTCTCCTCCGCAACTCTGCACACACTGTGGGGCAAGTGCAGGAGGTATAAAGTTTAGGTAATGAAACTTGATCAAAATGCAAAACTCCATGGCATGGTTTTAAGATACACTATTGTTTCCACTAATCTTAGCACATTAGTAAATGCCAAGGAATTATGGAACGAAAAGAGTATGATAGCTACAGAAATAAACATCTTCAGTGCAGCGCTTGAAAAGAATTCATAGAAGTTTACATGAGGGGTAAATGATCTTCATTCTCTTTCAGGCATCGCTCTTCCCATACCGATCCAAGGAGTCCTAGACCAAAAAACGATCTTCAGCCCAAACGACACCTGTGTGGTTCGGACAGAGTTCTTCAAGGACTTTATTATTTACGGCTCCATGGCTGCATTTTTTGTCCCCTTTGGGATTATGGTGGTCATTTACTTCCTGACTATTCATTTACTAAGGAAAAAGGCATATCTCATCAAGAACAAGCCTCCTCAGCGCCTCACCTGGTCTACAGTTTCAACAGTCTTCCAGAGGGACATGTCTCCTGgatcctctccagagaaagttgcCATGCTAGGTGGCCAAAGAAGAGATCGGGCATTGCAGATAAACAGTGACGAAATGCCGATTCGAAGGCTTTCCAGTGTTGGCAAGAAGTCAATGCAGACCATCACTAATGAGCAAAGGGCTTCCAAAGTCTTAGGGATAGTCTTTTTCCTCTTTGTTTTTATGTGGTGCCCCTTTTTTATTACCAACGTGGCTTCAGTTCTCTGCGATCCAAGTGACTGTGATCCTGAAGTAATCGAGATGTTAATGGAAATCTTTGTGTGGGTTGGGTATGTCTCATCTGGGGTGAATCCATTAGTCTATACGCTATTTAACAAAACCTTCAGAGAGGCCTTTGGGCGCTACATCACCTGCAATTTTCGGGGTATGCGGCCAGTGGGCATCCTTCGAAACTGCTCCAGTCGGATATCATTTCGGAACTCAATGGCCGAAAATTCAAAGCTGATCATGAAACATGGTATGAAAAATGGGATTAACCCAGCCATGTACCAGAGCCCGCTGAGGCTGCGGAACTCTCAGCTTGAGTCATCGGCTATCCTGCTCGACACCTTATTACTCACTGAAAACGAAGCTGGAAAGACTGAAGAGCAAGTGAGCTACGTATAAAGCAAACGCGATGCTTAATCCGATATTTCGTAATCTATTTATAAAATGGAGGAAAATGTTATCCATGGAGTTCGTACCTCACTTTGGTTTCACACTGCACTGGAAGTTTTAGCGTCATTATGACAGTGCCTGTGTGGTCATATTTATAGAAAACAGTAAAAAGCCCCTTGAGAAAAGCCCAAAAAAGGGACATTAACACTCTCAAAACTGTTTTCAGCTGGCAACACTGGGATCTACGTCTGAACAGCACTTGCAAAAGTTATAAATGGCAATTGGTTGAAATCTTATTCTCATAAAAGTACTCTGGAAAGCTGTGAGTTCAATTACATTCCAGTATCACTTTACACAAAACGTCTGGTGAGAGCGCAGAACATTAGCCACTACCTGTAAACCATCTGACATAGACAAtctgctgtatttttattttatttttttcatacggtCTCCAaaatacacacagtgacaaaaatGGTAGGATTAGTATGACGGCAGTTGTCAGGCAAAACCAACTACAGAACCACAACTTCTGCAATAAAAATGAGTGTGACTTTATACAGGGTAAAACGTCTATAAAGTGCCCATGTTTCATGCAGGTGACTGCttgtgaccacagtggtggctatgAAAAAACAAATGTTCTTTTTCGGAGTAAAGTCGCTTTTGTTgggtactgcttgttcagattgtAATTATT
The sequence above is a segment of the Bufo bufo chromosome 4, aBufBuf1.1, whole genome shotgun sequence genome. Coding sequences within it:
- the HTR2B gene encoding 5-hydroxytryptamine receptor 2B gives rise to the protein MPEFNFSYTVTPNDTKTDTAPPKCWLALLTLMVIVPTIGGNILVILAISLEKKLQNATNYFLMSLAVADLLVGIFVMPIALLTIMFKPVWPLPKCLCAIWLFLDVLFSTASIIHLCAISLDRYIAIKRPIQASQFNTRAKTLIKIAVVWLISAGIALPIPIQGVLDQKTIFSPNDTCVVRTEFFKDFIIYGSMAAFFVPFGIMVVIYFLTIHLLRKKAYLIKNKPPQRLTWSTVSTVFQRDMSPGSSPEKVAMLGGQRRDRALQINSDEMPIRRLSSVGKKSMQTITNEQRASKVLGIVFFLFVFMWCPFFITNVASVLCDPSDCDPEVIEMLMEIFVWVGYVSSGVNPLVYTLFNKTFREAFGRYITCNFRGMRPVGILRNCSSRISFRNSMAENSKLIMKHGMKNGINPAMYQSPLRLRNSQLESSAILLDTLLLTENEAGKTEEQVSYV